The following are encoded in a window of Methanobrevibacter ruminantium M1 genomic DNA:
- the ade gene encoding adenine deaminase, producing the protein MDEKTIDYEGNIITVSAEGLDEDIEIGDITITDAEPPEGDLVITARILEVEIKEVYPAEIVIENGLFKDAIPIITDDDSLLDLDYDGVLIPGFIDSHCHIESSKLSPSNFAKVALTHGTTSVVADPHEIANVLGIDGVRFMIEDGNKVPFDFYYGAPSCVPATPFESSGAIIDSKDVAELLSHDEIVALGEMMNFPGVLAEDEEVIAKIKAAHDFGKPIDGHAPLLSGDDLKKYISYGISTDHECSNFAEAAEKKRAGMKIMVREGSSAKDMDNLFDADERFNYIIEEEMRGNIIADSTDEAMAVPPFDFLVCDDVDARDLSKGHLNKLVKKAISMGINPKEAIAMATFNPAEHYGLNCGSIDPGKIANFVLVDDLKNLNISKVWVHGELVVDDGEVLFDVEAPEIINNFDLDEVKPSDFDATMEMGYVSSLMDETTNVFVIEAYDGELITGKLEESLLIKNKVIQPDIDKDIIKIAVINRYGGNNITNGFIKGFNIKKGAIATTVSHDSHNIVAIGTNSEEMADAVNLIRQHQGGLAVVCKEDGIQDILDLPIAGLMSDKDAEYVASKLVELFNLVRGLGCTLTSPFMTLSFMALLVIPAFKISDLGLFDFEKFDFIDLIHNI; encoded by the coding sequence ATGGATGAAAAAACTATTGACTATGAGGGAAACATAATCACAGTAAGCGCAGAAGGACTTGATGAGGATATCGAAATAGGAGATATCACCATTACAGATGCAGAACCTCCAGAGGGAGACCTAGTCATAACTGCAAGGATCCTTGAAGTTGAAATAAAGGAAGTCTATCCTGCTGAAATTGTCATAGAAAACGGTCTTTTTAAGGATGCCATTCCAATAATCACTGATGATGACTCACTACTTGATTTAGATTATGATGGAGTTCTAATTCCAGGATTCATAGATTCCCATTGCCATATTGAAAGTTCCAAGCTATCCCCATCTAATTTTGCAAAGGTTGCATTGACCCATGGAACCACTTCAGTTGTAGCTGACCCTCATGAGATAGCAAATGTTCTTGGAATAGATGGTGTAAGGTTCATGATTGAAGATGGAAATAAAGTTCCATTTGACTTTTATTATGGGGCTCCATCCTGTGTTCCAGCAACTCCATTTGAAAGTTCAGGAGCCATTATTGACAGCAAGGACGTTGCAGAGCTTTTAAGCCATGATGAGATAGTTGCCCTTGGGGAAATGATGAATTTCCCAGGTGTATTGGCTGAGGATGAAGAGGTTATAGCTAAAATCAAGGCAGCTCATGACTTTGGAAAGCCAATTGACGGCCATGCCCCACTTCTTTCAGGAGATGACTTAAAAAAGTATATCTCATATGGAATATCAACAGATCACGAATGCAGCAATTTTGCTGAAGCCGCTGAAAAGAAAAGAGCAGGCATGAAGATTATGGTTCGTGAAGGCTCATCTGCAAAGGATATGGATAATCTTTTTGATGCAGATGAAAGGTTTAACTATATCATAGAGGAAGAGATGAGAGGAAACATTATTGCAGATAGTACTGATGAGGCAATGGCAGTTCCTCCATTTGACTTTTTGGTATGTGATGATGTCGATGCAAGGGACCTATCCAAAGGCCATTTGAATAAATTGGTTAAAAAGGCAATTTCCATGGGAATCAATCCTAAGGAAGCAATTGCAATGGCCACATTTAACCCTGCAGAGCATTATGGATTAAACTGTGGATCAATAGACCCGGGAAAGATAGCTAATTTTGTATTGGTCGATGACTTGAAAAACCTTAACATTTCCAAGGTCTGGGTTCATGGAGAGCTTGTAGTTGACGATGGAGAGGTTCTCTTTGATGTGGAAGCTCCTGAAATAATCAATAATTTTGATTTAGATGAAGTCAAGCCTTCAGACTTTGACGCTACAATGGAAATGGGTTATGTAAGCTCTTTAATGGATGAGACAACCAATGTATTTGTTATTGAAGCATATGATGGCGAGCTAATAACTGGAAAACTGGAAGAAAGCCTTCTTATAAAAAATAAGGTAATTCAGCCAGACATTGATAAGGACATTATAAAAATCGCTGTAATCAACAGATATGGCGGTAACAATATCACCAATGGATTCATAAAAGGATTTAACATTAAAAAAGGAGCAATAGCCACAACAGTTTCACATGACTCCCATAATATTGTTGCAATAGGCACAAATTCAGAGGAAATGGCAGATGCTGTAAATCTGATTAGGCAGCATCAAGGAGGCCTTGCAGTGGTATGCAAGGAAGATGGCATTCAAGACATACTTGACCTTCCGATTGCAGGTCTTATGTCTGATAAGGATGCAGAGTATGTGGCATCTAAGTTAGTCGAGCTCTTTAATCTGGTCCGTGGATTGGGATGCACTTTGACTTCCCCATTCATGACATTGTCATTTATGGCATTGCTTGTTATTCCAGCATTCAAGATAAGTGACTTAGGATTGTTTGACTTTGAAAAATTCGATTTCATTGATTTAATACACAATATTTAA
- a CDS encoding ornithine cyclodeaminase — protein MYKREIELSGHIIDSLTLPKTMDIIMDNGGDFDILEFDIGKRKSDTSKAKIMVSAESPDILNSILDELNFIGVSISEIEEVNLVPSPKDKVAPEGFYSTSHHVTHIYYKGKWILVDKIEMDCLIVIDEENETASCKPIADLKKGDLIVVGREGVKITPPQRSRGKQGVFEFMNSDVSSEKPMMSIINDVATEIKNVKANGGKIALVGGPAIVHTGSAPIVAKLIKEGIIDVIFAGNALATHDIECDQFGTSLGVKIETGEVVAHGHTHHMRAINRINKSGSIKAAVEDGTLKSGIMYECIKNDVPFVLAGSIRDDGPLPDVITDTAESQKLMRHYAQEVDMVIMISTMLHSIATGNLLPSRVKSICVDINPSTVTKLADRGSAQVVGIVTDVGAFLPVLYNALHD, from the coding sequence ATGTATAAAAGAGAAATAGAACTGTCCGGTCATATCATTGATTCTTTAACTCTTCCTAAAACCATGGACATTATCATGGATAATGGTGGAGACTTTGATATACTGGAATTTGATATAGGAAAGCGTAAATCTGACACTAGTAAAGCTAAGATTATGGTTTCAGCTGAATCTCCCGATATTTTAAATTCTATACTTGATGAACTTAATTTTATTGGAGTTTCTATATCTGAAATCGAAGAGGTTAATTTAGTCCCTTCTCCAAAGGATAAAGTAGCTCCTGAAGGCTTTTATTCAACAAGCCATCATGTTACTCATATTTATTACAAAGGCAAATGGATTTTAGTGGATAAAATCGAAATGGATTGTCTGATTGTCATTGATGAAGAGAATGAGACAGCATCCTGCAAGCCAATTGCAGACCTTAAGAAAGGAGACCTAATTGTAGTTGGAAGAGAAGGGGTAAAGATTACACCTCCTCAAAGGTCAAGAGGAAAGCAAGGGGTATTTGAGTTTATGAACAGTGATGTATCCTCTGAAAAGCCAATGATGAGCATCATAAACGATGTTGCAACTGAAATAAAGAATGTCAAGGCTAATGGCGGAAAGATAGCTCTTGTAGGAGGTCCAGCTATTGTCCATACTGGATCTGCACCAATCGTTGCAAAGCTAATTAAGGAAGGCATTATTGATGTTATCTTTGCTGGAAATGCATTGGCTACCCACGATATTGAATGCGATCAGTTTGGAACTTCCCTTGGTGTAAAGATAGAAACCGGAGAGGTAGTAGCTCACGGTCACACTCACCATATGAGGGCAATCAACAGGATCAATAAGTCAGGCTCAATCAAGGCAGCTGTAGAGGATGGAACCTTAAAGAGTGGAATAATGTATGAATGCATTAAAAATGATGTTCCATTTGTTCTTGCAGGGTCAATTCGTGATGACGGACCACTTCCAGATGTTATTACAGACACTGCAGAGAGTCAGAAGCTTATGCGTCATTATGCTCAAGAGGTTGATATGGTCATTATGATTTCAACAATGCTCCATTCAATTGCAACTGGTAACTTGCTCCCTTCAAGAGTTAAGAGTATTTGTGTAGATATTAATCCATCTACAGTAACAAAGCTTGCAGATAGGGGAAGCGCTCAAGTTGTGGGAATTGTGACAGACGTAGGGGCTTTCTTGCCTGTTTTATATAATGCATTACATGATTAA
- a CDS encoding CPBP family intramembrane glutamic endopeptidase: MNSTEKYHYKPVLFFALAYVFTWIFWIPAIFLPESISPLLMFIGLLAPAIVSTVFIMLSGSDLLKKDFKNKMIGFYKVKWLNVIWAVIVFAIVIVCSILLSLLFGQPIDQFSFTESFSFTGVGIAGAFITITLASIIEEVGWKGYCEDSIGNYMNWFWESMIFGVLWSFWHFPLIFISGTYQAGLMVNPLYVINFFVSGIPMGFVITWVYLESDRSILACMIFHFFVNFMQEKIALTPETKCLETIVITVVAILIVMAKKDMFFETRHVGRLLEYNSSQQQ, translated from the coding sequence GTGAACAGCACTGAAAAATACCATTATAAACCGGTTCTCTTTTTTGCTCTGGCCTATGTTTTTACCTGGATATTCTGGATTCCGGCAATATTTTTACCAGAAAGCATCAGTCCATTACTCATGTTTATAGGTCTTTTGGCTCCGGCTATTGTGTCTACAGTTTTCATTATGCTGTCAGGCTCAGACTTGCTTAAGAAGGACTTTAAGAATAAAATGATCGGCTTTTATAAGGTAAAATGGCTGAATGTGATTTGGGCTGTGATTGTATTTGCGATTGTAATAGTCTGTTCCATTTTGCTTTCACTTCTTTTTGGACAGCCAATTGACCAGTTTTCCTTTACTGAAAGCTTTTCCTTTACAGGTGTTGGAATTGCTGGAGCATTTATCACAATTACACTTGCTTCTATAATTGAGGAAGTGGGATGGAAAGGATACTGTGAGGATTCAATCGGTAACTATATGAACTGGTTTTGGGAATCCATGATTTTTGGAGTGCTATGGTCTTTCTGGCATTTTCCTTTAATCTTTATTTCAGGAACCTATCAGGCAGGACTTATGGTAAATCCTCTTTATGTGATTAACTTTTTTGTCAGCGGAATCCCTATGGGATTTGTCATTACTTGGGTCTATCTTGAAAGTGACCGTTCAATATTGGCTTGCATGATATTCCATTTCTTCGTTAATTTCATGCAGGAGAAAATAGCGTTGACTCCAGAGACAAAGTGCCTGGAGACAATAGTGATAACAGTGGTTGCAATTCTTATAGTCATGGCTAAAAAGGATATGTTCTTTGAAACCCGTCATGTTGGAAGACTGCTTGAATACAATAGCAGCCAGCAGCAATAA
- a CDS encoding TetR/AcrR family transcriptional regulator, whose product MKKGEKRKQELLKIAYDMFLTRGYENTSVDEIIEKAQIAKGTYYYHFQSKEQMLEEVIDMMIDSEIETAKQIIGMDISVPQKIVGIIASMKPTEVEQPIKDTLFQPENVLMHHKVRKQLIDVLTPLLSEVIQEGVDEGIFECDNIPERVKMLLIISDGTFNEGTFSERDISVFIDMTEKLLGAENGTMSFIYDLIDKSEMEGAQ is encoded by the coding sequence ATGAAAAAAGGTGAAAAAAGGAAACAAGAGCTATTAAAGATAGCTTATGATATGTTTCTTACAAGGGGATACGAGAATACCAGCGTTGACGAAATCATAGAAAAGGCACAGATAGCCAAAGGCACATACTACTACCATTTCCAAAGCAAAGAGCAGATGCTCGAAGAAGTCATAGATATGATGATTGATAGTGAGATCGAAACTGCAAAGCAGATTATCGGAATGGATATTTCTGTACCTCAAAAAATAGTGGGGATAATTGCATCAATGAAACCTACCGAAGTAGAACAGCCTATAAAGGACACTCTTTTCCAGCCGGAGAATGTGTTGATGCACCATAAGGTCCGAAAGCAATTGATTGATGTTCTTACTCCACTTTTATCCGAAGTTATACAAGAGGGAGTGGATGAAGGGATCTTTGAATGCGACAATATCCCTGAACGTGTTAAGATGCTCCTTATCATCAGCGATGGTACCTTTAATGAGGGCACATTTAGCGAGCGAGATATTTCAGTATTTATAGACATGACTGAAAAGCTTCTTGGAGCAGAGAACGGAACTATGAGCTTCATTTATGATCTAATTGACAAGAGTGAGATGGAGGGGGCCCAGTGA
- the speB gene encoding agmatinase: MLFNTYEPGKFAFSHESVDYYDLINSEDNLNGSSDFSKSKKWGIIGVPFDSTCSYHHGSRYAPTIIREASFGLEQYNSEFDKLLDGEFYDCGDLNVVHGNCKRTCEILEDSVNDLIEANIKPIIIGGEHSVTLGSVNALSALEDKNNLNDITVIHLDAHRDIIDEYIGEKYSHATIMKRIYDLEPKELIQIGIRSFSEEERDFVEDKENIISFYAKDIKNQNIHLNEDVSTFEDLLSKLDSIEGKVYISIDMDVFDPSVAPSVGNPTPNGLFLADVQAIFEALSFNEEIDIIGFDLVELASDRLGDISGVLAAKVIYDFLTLFA; the protein is encoded by the coding sequence ATGCTTTTCAATACTTATGAACCGGGCAAATTTGCTTTTTCACATGAATCTGTTGATTATTATGATTTAATTAACTCAGAAGATAATTTAAATGGTTCTTCTGATTTTTCAAAGTCAAAAAAATGGGGAATAATCGGAGTTCCTTTTGACAGCACCTGTTCTTATCACCATGGGTCCCGTTATGCTCCTACAATCATAAGAGAAGCCTCTTTTGGCCTTGAACAATACAACAGCGAATTCGATAAGCTTTTAGATGGCGAATTTTATGACTGCGGTGACTTGAATGTTGTTCATGGAAACTGCAAAAGGACTTGTGAAATCCTGGAAGATTCTGTAAATGACTTGATTGAAGCAAACATCAAGCCTATCATTATAGGGGGAGAGCATAGTGTCACTTTAGGTTCAGTTAATGCATTATCTGCTTTAGAAGATAAAAACAATTTAAATGACATCACTGTCATTCATTTGGATGCTCATAGAGACATCATTGATGAATATATCGGTGAAAAGTATTCACATGCCACCATTATGAAAAGAATCTATGATTTGGAGCCTAAGGAACTGATTCAAATAGGAATAAGATCATTCTCTGAGGAAGAAAGGGATTTTGTAGAGGATAAGGAAAATATAATCAGTTTTTATGCAAAGGACATTAAGAATCAGAATATTCATCTAAACGAAGACGTTTCCACATTTGAAGACTTATTGTCTAAATTGGATTCAATCGAAGGTAAAGTCTACATTTCAATTGATATGGATGTATTTGACCCTTCAGTTGCTCCATCTGTTGGAAATCCAACTCCTAATGGTCTGTTTTTAGCTGATGTTCAAGCTATCTTTGAAGCACTAAGCTTTAATGAAGAGATAGATATTATTGGATTTGACTTGGTAGAGCTTGCAAGCGACAGATTGGGAGATATTAGTGGAGTCCTTGCAGCTAAAGTTATTTATGACTTTTTGACTCTCTTTGCTTGA
- a CDS encoding translation initiation factor IF-5A — translation MSTKVVELKTVKVGKYIVLDGEASKVTSLTTSSPGKHGAAKARLEAVGIFDGQKRSLVKPVDTKVEVPILDKRVGQILAVMGDQVQIMDLESYETFELPIPAEFEDEIRGAVGTDLGVEYIIALGNMKIMRTKKV, via the coding sequence ATGTCAACAAAAGTTGTAGAACTTAAAACCGTAAAAGTCGGAAAATATATTGTTTTAGATGGTGAAGCTTCTAAAGTAACTAGCTTAACTACTTCATCTCCGGGTAAACACGGAGCTGCAAAAGCAAGATTAGAAGCTGTCGGTATTTTTGATGGTCAAAAAAGAAGTTTAGTAAAACCTGTAGACACTAAAGTTGAAGTACCTATTCTTGATAAGAGAGTCGGTCAAATTTTAGCTGTTATGGGCGATCAAGTTCAAATCATGGACTTAGAAAGCTATGAAACCTTTGAATTACCTATACCTGCTGAATTCGAAGATGAAATCAGAGGCGCTGTAGGTACTGACTTAGGTGTAGAATATATCATTGCTTTAGGCAATATGAAAATCATGAGAACTAAAAAAGTATAA
- a CDS encoding pyruvoyl-dependent arginine decarboxylase, with protein sequence MRIAIVSGNAEGPTELNAFDNALYEAKIGDVNLIKVSSMLEANTKIEKLPKLKAGSMVNCVLSSIVSSNPGENLTACVAVAIGDELGCAVEVDGIDKDPEDLKDEATKMVKYMMDKRNVKINELIVEEAHHTVKNIGSAIAAVIYITDDILEE encoded by the coding sequence ATGAGAATTGCTATTGTTTCCGGAAATGCAGAAGGCCCTACAGAATTAAATGCTTTTGATAATGCTTTATATGAAGCAAAAATAGGTGATGTAAACCTAATTAAAGTATCAAGCATGTTAGAAGCTAATACAAAAATAGAAAAATTGCCTAAATTAAAAGCAGGGTCTATGGTGAATTGTGTCTTATCAAGCATAGTTTCATCTAATCCTGGCGAAAACTTAACTGCATGTGTGGCAGTAGCAATCGGAGATGAATTAGGGTGCGCTGTTGAAGTTGATGGAATTGACAAAGATCCAGAAGACTTAAAGGATGAGGCAACCAAGATGGTCAAATATATGATGGATAAAAGAAATGTAAAAATCAATGAGCTGATTGTTGAAGAGGCTCATCACACAGTTAAAAACATTGGATCTGCAATTGCAGCAGTCATTTACATTACAGACGACATCTTAGAAGAATAA
- a CDS encoding bifunctional NADP phosphatase/NAD kinase: protein MNQDDIQICKEIATTVFKNVENLLDGQVGNPKAGEFVKIGADGTPTSHIDIIAEDEVIKLLKDADFESYLISEEIGELRLGKGKQQSVSLSEELLNNTPENKKEEEEIPRYIFLIDPLDGTSNAVKNIPAYGMSIAVANVPIGREATLEDVQLGFVKNYSNGNFYEAVKGNGAKENGQPLTPSKETDITKITLGGFTKSKTLSVSKLVDTARRMRVLGSVVLELAYIANGKYDAFLDLRGSRIIDIAASKLIVEEAGAIVTNKYGEKLNNRLSIYEKAVVVSAGNEDLHKQIIKIINNDELDKVTSVAIVSRVDEYKSVLFSLKIFETLIEKNIETVLETSLAEKLEEIKEDPELHKIIAKTMNETPEIAMHIESLNFNYEFMDYAKQLNELRTDIAIILGGDGTLLRTQNQLTKEIPIFGINMGTVGFLTEIEVENTFKALDAILDGEWSKEKRTQLIISHENESFRALNEVVIMTARPAKMLHYEVSVDGEVVEELRADGLIISTPSGSTAYSMSAGGPIVDPKVGAFIIIPICPYKLGVRPFVVSDTSEIRIKLLRQGKKAIFVMDGQIQKEVNYLEELVIKKSEKDVYFMRINKKYFYKKVKDKLNEGGLESINRVL, encoded by the coding sequence ATGAATCAAGACGATATACAAATTTGTAAAGAGATAGCAACTACAGTTTTCAAAAATGTAGAGAATCTCCTTGATGGCCAAGTAGGAAACCCAAAAGCAGGAGAATTTGTTAAGATAGGCGCAGACGGAACCCCTACTTCACATATCGACATCATAGCAGAAGATGAAGTAATCAAACTTCTAAAAGACGCTGATTTTGAATCTTACCTTATCAGCGAAGAAATCGGAGAACTACGACTTGGGAAAGGGAAACAACAATCTGTAAGCCTCTCTGAAGAATTGCTTAACAACACTCCGGAAAATAAAAAAGAAGAAGAAGAAATACCTCGCTATATTTTCTTAATCGATCCCCTTGACGGAACAAGCAATGCTGTTAAAAACATCCCAGCATACGGAATGTCCATTGCAGTTGCAAATGTTCCAATCGGAAGGGAAGCAACCCTTGAGGACGTCCAACTTGGATTCGTAAAAAACTACTCAAACGGTAACTTCTATGAAGCAGTCAAAGGAAATGGAGCAAAGGAAAACGGTCAACCATTGACTCCAAGCAAAGAAACCGATATAACCAAAATCACCTTAGGAGGATTCACAAAAAGCAAAACCCTCTCTGTTTCCAAACTAGTGGACACTGCAAGAAGGATGAGAGTACTCGGTTCTGTAGTATTGGAATTGGCATATATTGCAAACGGAAAATATGATGCATTCCTTGACTTAAGGGGAAGTAGAATCATCGATATTGCAGCATCCAAACTTATTGTAGAGGAAGCAGGAGCAATCGTCACAAATAAATACGGAGAAAAGCTAAACAACAGACTAAGCATCTATGAAAAGGCAGTTGTAGTAAGCGCTGGAAATGAAGATCTCCACAAACAAATCATTAAAATCATAAACAACGATGAATTGGATAAGGTAACAAGCGTTGCTATAGTCAGCAGAGTGGATGAGTATAAATCAGTCTTATTCTCACTTAAAATCTTTGAAACATTGATTGAAAAGAATATTGAAACCGTCCTTGAGACCTCCCTTGCTGAAAAGCTTGAGGAAATAAAGGAAGACCCAGAGCTTCACAAGATCATTGCAAAAACAATGAACGAGACCCCTGAAATCGCAATGCATATTGAAAGCCTGAATTTCAACTATGAGTTTATGGATTATGCCAAGCAATTGAATGAACTTAGAACAGACATTGCAATCATTCTAGGAGGAGACGGAACACTCCTTAGAACCCAAAACCAATTGACAAAGGAAATCCCTATCTTTGGAATCAATATGGGCACTGTAGGTTTCCTTACCGAAATTGAAGTGGAAAACACCTTCAAGGCCCTTGATGCAATCCTAGATGGAGAATGGTCTAAGGAGAAAAGGACACAGCTTATCATATCCCACGAAAACGAGTCTTTCCGTGCATTAAACGAAGTCGTTATAATGACTGCAAGACCTGCAAAGATGCTCCATTATGAAGTTTCAGTGGACGGGGAAGTTGTAGAGGAGCTAAGAGCAGACGGACTTATCATTTCAACCCCAAGTGGTTCAACTGCATATTCAATGTCTGCCGGAGGCCCAATTGTTGACCCTAAAGTGGGAGCATTCATCATTATTCCAATCTGCCCATACAAGCTTGGAGTAAGACCATTTGTAGTGTCCGATACAAGTGAGATTAGAATCAAGCTTTTAAGACAGGGCAAAAAGGCAATCTTTGTAATGGATGGACAGATTCAAAAAGAAGTAAACTATTTAGAGGAGCTTGTAATCAAAAAGTCTGAAAAAGACGTTTACTTTATGAGAATCAATAAGAAGTACTTCTATAAGAAGGTTAAGGATAAATTAAATGAAGGCGGACTTGAATCCATTAATAGAGTTCTATAA
- the cfbE gene encoding coenzyme F430 synthase — MNVFLVDLTHGGVKISSELSKSKRFEKVFAYDLYSTLKEEDEHLLKTYDVTILKDFDSFKEELKENSKELLKSEKEKENNSKDLIINPIHSSLNIKDLLNQITEEINPNNDLTHLYEIINHHQATKLVLENWKEETKKHDIKTIEITGVKGKTSTAFLLKEIFLENNQNTLLLSSLGAYLFRKNQDKEMELILQKNISITPANIINTIQLAKKIANPKCSYFPKCAANKNKQEENELFEEYNNNPYHNLNYDIAIFENSLGVCGLGDIGILTNLVENYPIAKGSSNAMEAKRQVFDCSLVIIEYETLNEFYKGESEEYKDKINSFSLNNNKANVFCKNIDFDIDNTQIKITYQDFKTRNKNTINGEFTLNCFAPGPHHVLNILTAVSTALALEIDEKTIIAGISKFNGIDGRTQVKTVENSIIIEEINPGINTKAIESSINMIKDIDNYYIIIGGKYGVTCEEIDEEKLSNYLNNYLTDNPNTKLILTDEVGKSLKEKLDLLNDKDEYEIMFIENYEEARDLAINENKNILFIYRSNYSQVSKR, encoded by the coding sequence ATGAATGTATTTTTAGTTGATTTAACCCATGGAGGAGTAAAAATATCCTCTGAACTTTCAAAATCCAAAAGATTTGAAAAGGTATTTGCATACGACTTATACAGCACATTAAAAGAGGAAGACGAGCATCTTTTAAAAACCTATGATGTGACCATATTAAAGGATTTCGACTCATTTAAAGAGGAATTAAAAGAAAACAGCAAAGAACTTTTAAAATCAGAAAAGGAAAAAGAAAATAATTCTAAAGACTTAATAATCAACCCAATTCACTCTTCATTAAACATTAAAGACTTATTAAATCAAATCACTGAAGAAATTAATCCAAACAATGATTTAACCCATCTCTACGAAATAATTAACCACCACCAAGCTACAAAACTTGTTCTAGAAAACTGGAAAGAAGAAACTAAAAAACATGACATAAAAACTATCGAAATAACAGGAGTAAAAGGAAAGACAAGTACAGCTTTCCTTCTAAAAGAGATATTTTTAGAAAATAATCAAAACACACTTCTACTATCCAGTTTAGGAGCATATCTATTTAGAAAAAACCAAGATAAAGAAATGGAACTTATTTTACAAAAGAATATCAGCATAACCCCTGCAAACATAATAAACACAATACAGCTTGCAAAAAAGATAGCAAACCCAAAATGCAGTTATTTCCCAAAATGCGCTGCAAACAAAAACAAGCAAGAGGAAAATGAACTGTTTGAAGAATATAACAATAACCCATACCACAATCTAAACTATGATATTGCTATTTTTGAAAACTCATTAGGAGTATGTGGCCTTGGAGATATTGGAATACTTACAAATCTTGTTGAGAATTATCCAATAGCTAAAGGATCATCCAATGCAATGGAAGCTAAAAGACAGGTATTCGATTGCTCATTAGTAATCATAGAATATGAAACTCTAAATGAATTCTACAAAGGGGAATCAGAGGAATATAAGGATAAAATCAATAGCTTTTCATTAAATAACAATAAGGCAAATGTATTTTGTAAAAATATAGATTTTGATATAGACAATACTCAAATAAAAATCACATATCAAGATTTCAAAACAAGAAATAAGAATACAATAAATGGAGAATTCACTCTTAATTGCTTCGCACCAGGACCGCATCATGTTTTAAATATCCTAACAGCTGTTTCAACTGCATTGGCATTGGAAATAGATGAAAAAACCATTATAGCTGGAATATCTAAATTCAACGGCATCGATGGAAGAACACAGGTTAAAACAGTTGAAAATTCAATAATAATAGAGGAAATAAACCCGGGAATTAATACAAAAGCCATAGAAAGCTCAATAAATATGATAAAAGATATAGATAATTATTATATCATTATCGGAGGAAAATATGGAGTTACCTGCGAAGAAATAGATGAGGAAAAACTATCCAATTATTTGAACAATTACCTTACAGATAACCCAAATACAAAGCTAATACTAACTGATGAAGTTGGTAAAAGTCTAAAAGAGAAATTAGATTTATTGAATGATAAAGATGAATACGAAATAATGTTTATTGAGAATTATGAAGAAGCTAGAGATCTTGCCATAAATGAAAATAAAAATATATTATTTATTTATAGATCCAATTATTCACAAGTTTCTAAACGTTGA